In Zetaproteobacteria bacterium, the genomic window CATCTGGGCAAGGTCCATGTCGCCATCCAGTCGGACGGCGCGCGCCAGGTGCAGCTGCACATCACGGTGGACAGCGCAGCCGGCCGGCTGGCGCTCGATCAGAACATGGGGCAGCTGCGCGCCGCGCTGGCCCAGCAGGGGCTCGACCTCGGCGGCCTGTCGATGGAGCTGAGCTCGCAGGGGCAGCAGGGGGGGCAGCAGCAGGAGCGCGGCACCGGTGGGTTCGGCCGCATGCAGCGCCACGCCTTCCGCATCGTCGACGAGGGCGTGCTGGTGGAGCCGGGGGGAGCAGCGGGGTTCCATCGAGACACCAGCGGTCGGCTGAGCGTGCTGGCATGACGGTTCCGTTTTCGACCAACGTTTGATCAAGAGGATTCAAGGAGGATCTCATGGGTATCTACAATGCACTCTTCACAGGCGCGAGCGGCCTCTCCTCGTTCGGTGAGGCGGTGCGCGTGATCGGCGACAACATCGCCAACGTCAACTCGCTCGGATTCAAGGCACAGAACGTGGTCTTCTCCGACGTGCTCTCGCAGACGGTCAACGTCTCTCGCTCCAACATCGCCAACCAGGTGGGCAACGGTGTGCGCATCGCCCAGATCACCCGCGACTCCCAGCAGGGGAGCATCCAGAGCACCACCAACGCCACCGACATGGCGATCAACGGACGGGGGATGTTCGCCTTGCGCGACCCGGCCAGCGGCCAGACCTTCTACACCCGCGCCGGCGCCTTCTTCCTCGACAAGGATTTCAACCTGATCGACGGCCAGGGCTTCATCGTCCAGGGGTGGAAGACCGACACCACCGGTGCGGCCACCGGCAACGTGGGGGACATCACCTTCGCCAACCTGGCCGCCCAGGCCTCGGCGACGACCAAGGTGGATGTCGGGGTCTCCATCGACTCCAATGCGGTCAAGCCGGGCAGCGCCTTCAATCCCAACGACGCCACCACCTACAACTACAAGTCCGACGTCAACATCTTCGACTCGCTCGGCGCCACCCACGCGGTGAGCCTCTACTTCGTCAAGCAGGGGCTGGACGCCAACGGCCAGACGGTGTGGGACTGGCACGTGGCGGTGGCCGGCAACGAGCTGAAGGGGGCGGATTCCTCCACCCCGACTACGCCGGTGGAGATCGGAGGCGGCATCTACGACATCAACACCCCGGTCATTCCGGCGGGCACGGTCTGGCCGCAGAACACCGTGCTCAGCTCCGACACGGTGACCGACCAGACCATCATCATCCCCAAGGGGGCGCTCACCGACCAGTTCGGCACCACCAACATCGCCGCGATCACATGGACGGCCGGCCAGACCTTGGGCTCGGTCGCATCCCAGGCCTCGGTCGGCTCGCTCTCCACCTCCGGGTTGTTCACCCTCAACACCTCGGTGACGCCGTCGCCGACCTACAACGCGACCAACAGCACGATCCCCGCCAACACCACGCTCGAGGTGGGGACGGTGATCGATCCGACGACCACCACCAACAAGACGTTGACCGTCACCATATCCGATGAGGCGGGGACATCGGCCACGGTGACATGGACGGCGGCCCAGACGATGAGCGCCGCCGCCTCCGCCGCAGGGCTTTCGGCTACCGGTCCCTACCGGATCTCCACCGCCTCGTCGCTCGGGACGGCCGCGGTGACGGTGAACGCCGGCTCCATCGTGCCGCCGACGGTGGTCTCCGCCGGCAACATCTACCTGCCCGGCCACAACTCGATCAGCAACGCCACCACCACCGTGGCCAACGGCACGCTGCCCACCACCCTCTACGCCCAGAACAGCACCAACGGTCAGGCGGTCAACTCCAACGGTGTGGGGGCGACCATCACCGCCGACGCCCTGACCGTGGCCGGGTCGAGCACCATCACCTTCCCTCCGGGCTCGCTGCAGGACGAGAACGGCGTGGTCAACACCTCCACGGTCTCCTGGACGGCCAACACCAAGCTCTCGACGGCGGTGACCAGCAGCAACAAGACCATGGCCGCGCAGGGGGTCTACACCGTGGTCGGGACGGCGGACATCACCGTGCCGGCGAATACCACCCTCGGCGCTGGTCTGGTCAGCAATCCTGCGACCAGCAGCACGGCGACCACCGGCATCACCGGGGTGGGGCCGCAGTCGATGGTCTTCGACGCCAACGGCGCGCTGGTGCGGGAGTTCTCCCCCAAGATCACCCTGCCGTGGAACGGGGCCAACTCCAGCCAGATCAACTTCAACATGGGTTCGGCCACCACGGTGGATGCGCAGGGGACCACCGGCGGCAAGGGTCTGGACGGCGTGGTGCAGATGGCCGGTTCGTTCGCCACCCGGCAGATGACCCGCGACGGCTTCACCTCCGGCTTCCTCGACAAGCTGGAGACCGACTCCACCGGGCGGATCTTCGGGGTCTTCACCAACGGTCAGCGGCGTCCGCTGTTCCAGGTGGCGCTGGCCAACTTCCCCAACCCGGATGTGCTCTCCCATGTGGGCAACAACCTGCAGCAGGAGACGATCGCCTCCGGCTCGCCGGTGATGGAGAAGCCGGGCAACGGCGGCATGGGTTCGATCTCCCCCTTCGGCCTGGAGCAGTCCAATGTCGATCTGGCCGGGGAGTTCGTCAAGCTGATCGTGGTGCAGCGTGGTTACGAGGCCAACTCCAAGACCATCACCACCACCGACCAGATGCTCGCCTCGCTGATGCAGCTCAAGCGGTAGACATAACGTCGCATCGTCCTTCGCGACGGCAACCGGCCTTCCAGCCGCCGAAAGGGAAGGGTGTTCCCCTTCCCTTCCGCCGTCGTGGGAGGAGGCCGTTTCCCCCTCGGGTGACTTTCTGCCGTCGACCACGCTATCCTTGGCGCCGAATCGAGCTCCTGAGGGAGGTGGCATGGCTATTCTGGCTGGGAAGAAGGGGTTGATCCTCGGTGTGGCCAACGACAAATCGATCGCCTGGGGGGTGGCGCAGGCCTGCCGCCGCGAGGGGGCCGAGCTCGGTTTCAGCTACCTCGGCGAGGCGTTGGAGCGGCGGGTGCGGCCGCTGGCCGGGTCGGTCGATGCCGCCTTCCTGGCACCGCTCGACGTCGCCGAGGATGCGGCGATCGACGCCTTCTTCGACCGGGTGCGGGAGCACTGGTCGGAGATCGACTTCGTGGTTCATTCGATCGCCTACGCCAACAAGGAGACGCTCAAGGAGCCCTTCATTCGCACCAGTCGGGAGGATTTCCATCTGGCGCTCGATATCTCCGCCTACTCGATGATCGCCGTCGCCCGTCGGGCGGCCGCCATGATGTCCGCCGGCGGCAGTATGGTGACGATGAGCTACCTGGGCAGCGTGCGCGCGGTGCCCAACTACAATGTCATGGGGGTGGCCAAGGCGGCGCTGGAGTCGGCGGTGCGGTATCTGGCGGCCGATCTCGGCCGCGACGGCATCCGGGTCAACGCCGTTTCCGCCGGGCCGATCCGCACCCTGGCCGCCTCGGCGGTAGGCGATTTCCGCCGCCTGATGGCCAAGAGCGCCCGCGGCTCGATGCTCGGGCGCAACGTGACCCAGCTCGAGGTGGGCAACGCCACCGCCTTCCTCCTCTCCGATCTCGCATCGGGGATCACGGGGGAGGTGCATTATGTCGATGCCGGCTTCCATGTCGGGGCCGGTGATCCGGGGGCGCCCGACGCCTGACCGTGTCCGGATCGATCTACGGACGGTGCTTTCGTCTCTCCACCGCCGGTGAGTCGCACGGCGCGGGGTTGGTGGCCATCGTCGATGGCTGCCCCGCCGGCCTGCCGCTCTCCGAGGCCGACATCCAGCCCGACCTCGATCGCCGCCGTCCCGGCCGGTCGCGGCTGACCACCCAGCGGCGGGAGGCCGATCGGGTCGAGATCCTCTCCGGCGTCTTCGAGGGGGTGACCACCGGCACGCCGATCGCGCTGCTCATCCGCAACACCGACCAGCGCAGCGGCGACTACGAGGAGATCCGGGACAAGTTCCGCCCCGGTCATGCCGACTACACCTATTTCCACAAATACGGGCTGCGCGATTATCGCGGCGGCGGCCGTTCGTCGGCGCGCGAGACGGCGATGCGCGTGGCCGGCGGCGCCATCGCCCGCAAGCTGCTCGCCCGTTTCGGCGTCGAGATCTACGGCTGGGTCGACCAGGTCGGTGCCGTGCGCGCCGACCCCGCCCGTTTCGACCGGGCGGAGATCGCGCGCAACCCCCTCTTCTGCCCCGACGCCCGGGCGGCGGAGGCGATGGCCGAGGAGGTGGAGGCGGCGCGGCGGGCGCGCGATTCGATCGGCGCGGCGGTGGTGGTGGTGGCCGAGGGCGTGGCCGCGGGGCTGGGCGAGCCGGTGTTCGACCGGCTGGATGCCGAGCTGGCCAAGGCGATGGTCTCCATTCCGGCGGTCAAGGGGGTGGAGATCGGCGACGGCTTCGCCTGCGTGACCGCACGCGGCTCCGAGTTCGGCGATCCGATCCGCGCGGACGGTTTTGCCGGCAACCGCGCCGGCGGCATCCTGGGGGGGATCAGCAACGGCGAGCCCGTCCGTGTGCGGCTGGCGCTCAAGCCGACCTCGTCGATCGCCCGCCCGCGGCCGACCATCGACACCGCGGGCAACGAGACCGAGATCGTCACCAAGGGGCGGCACGACCCCTGCGTCGGCATCCGCGCGGTGCCGATCGCCGAGGCGATGATGGCGCTGGTGCTGGCCGATTTCCTGCTGCGGCAGCGCGGGGCGCGGCTGTGAGCCTCTCCTTCGGGCTGGTCGATGCGGTCGACATCCTGCTGGTCACCCTCTTCGTCTACGCCGTCCTCCACCTGATCAAGGGGACGCGGGCCGAGCAGATGCTGCTCGGGCTGCTGGTGCTGGTGGTGATCTACGAGCTGGCCGGCTTCTTCGGACTGCTGACGCTGGAGTGGCTCTTCGATCAGTTTTTCTCGGTCTTCGTCGTGATTCTGGTGATCCTGTTCCAGAACGAGATCCGGCGCGGATTGATGCGGGTGGCGCGCAATCCGATGCAGCTGCGCGGCGGTGCGCGGACGAAGCTGGTCGATGCGTTGGTGGCCGGCTGCAAGCTACTGGTCGAGCGCGGCTGGGGGGGGCTGTTGGTGATCGAGCGGACCACCGGTCTGCGCCAGATCTGTCAGACGGGGGTGGAGATGGATGCCCCGGTGGATGGCGATCTGATCGCCGCGCTCTTCTGTCCGGCGGCGCCGATGCACGACGGCGCGGTGGTCATCCGGCCGGATGCGCGGGGGGGGCGCATCGTCGCCGCCCGGGCGCTGCTGCCGCTGGCCCAGGCACGGGCCATCTCCGGTACCTTCGGCACCCGCCATCGGGCGGCGGTCGGCGTCACCGAGGAGAGCGATGCGCTGGTCGTCGTCGTCTCCGAGGAGCGGCGTGACATCCATCTGGTCAGCGAGGGGAGGATGAGCGCCGCGCTGGCGCCGCGACAGCTACGGCAGAGGCTGTTGCAGGAGCTGACCGTCGAGGAGGGTGAGGCGGCGGCCGGCTGGTTCGCCCGCTTGGGACGGCTGTGGGATCGGAGCTGAGCGGGCTGCGCGGGTTGCGCCTGTTGTTGCGCCGCCACTCGATGCGGATCTGGGCGGTGGTGATCGCCTTCGCCCTCTGGTTCCAGGTGCATGGCTCCGGCGTCGGTTCGGTCGGGATTGATGCCCCGCTGCAGGTGCGCGGGCTGGACAAGGCGCTGGTGGTGGTCAACGACCTGCCGGAGACGGTGCGGGTGACCATCAGCGGGCTGCAGGCGCGGATCAACCGGTTGAGCGACGGCGATGTGCGCATCACCATCGATGCGAGCGACATCGACAAACCGGGGGTGATCGATCGGGCGATCAGCGTGCAGGATGTGCGCCTGCCCGCCGGCATGAACATCGTCAAGATCCAGCCCGACCGGGTGCAGCTGCAGGTCGATCGGGTGGTCTCCCGCCGGCTGCCGGTGCGGGCGGCGATCGACATTCCCGAGCAGTGGCGGGTCGATCGGCTGACCGTCGAACCGGCGCAGGTGCAGGTGGCCGGCCCCGAGGTGTGGCTCGACGCCCTCTCCGGGCTCGACACCGAGACGCTGCGTCCCCCGCTGCGGGAGGGAGGGTTCACCATGGAGGCGCGGGTGGTGAGCCCGACCGGTCGGGCGGTGCGGATGGTCGATGCCGAGCGCAAGGTGAAAGTCTCCGGGGTGCTCTCCCGGGTGGCCGCCCCGCCGCAGGATTAGGGCGGGTGTCGGCGCGGGAGGTGGGCGCCGGCGTGACGCGGCGCTACTTCGGCACCGACGGGGTGCGCGGCCGGGTCAACACCCCGCCGATGACCGCCGAGTTCGCCCTGCGTCTGGGGCGGGCGGCCGGCTTCGTGCTGACCCGCCACCTCGCCCACCA contains:
- a CDS encoding flagellar hook-basal body complex protein, translating into MGIYNALFTGASGLSSFGEAVRVIGDNIANVNSLGFKAQNVVFSDVLSQTVNVSRSNIANQVGNGVRIAQITRDSQQGSIQSTTNATDMAINGRGMFALRDPASGQTFYTRAGAFFLDKDFNLIDGQGFIVQGWKTDTTGAATGNVGDITFANLAAQASATTKVDVGVSIDSNAVKPGSAFNPNDATTYNYKSDVNIFDSLGATHAVSLYFVKQGLDANGQTVWDWHVAVAGNELKGADSSTPTTPVEIGGGIYDINTPVIPAGTVWPQNTVLSSDTVTDQTIIIPKGALTDQFGTTNIAAITWTAGQTLGSVASQASVGSLSTSGLFTLNTSVTPSPTYNATNSTIPANTTLEVGTVIDPTTTTNKTLTVTISDEAGTSATVTWTAAQTMSAAASAAGLSATGPYRISTASSLGTAAVTVNAGSIVPPTVVSAGNIYLPGHNSISNATTTVANGTLPTTLYAQNSTNGQAVNSNGVGATITADALTVAGSSTITFPPGSLQDENGVVNTSTVSWTANTKLSTAVTSSNKTMAAQGVYTVVGTADITVPANTTLGAGLVSNPATSSTATTGITGVGPQSMVFDANGALVREFSPKITLPWNGANSSQINFNMGSATTVDAQGTTGGKGLDGVVQMAGSFATRQMTRDGFTSGFLDKLETDSTGRIFGVFTNGQRRPLFQVALANFPNPDVLSHVGNNLQQETIASGSPVMEKPGNGGMGSISPFGLEQSNVDLAGEFVKLIVVQRGYEANSKTITTTDQMLASLMQLKR
- a CDS encoding enoyl-ACP reductase, with amino-acid sequence MAILAGKKGLILGVANDKSIAWGVAQACRREGAELGFSYLGEALERRVRPLAGSVDAAFLAPLDVAEDAAIDAFFDRVREHWSEIDFVVHSIAYANKETLKEPFIRTSREDFHLALDISAYSMIAVARRAAAMMSAGGSMVTMSYLGSVRAVPNYNVMGVAKAALESAVRYLAADLGRDGIRVNAVSAGPIRTLAASAVGDFRRLMAKSARGSMLGRNVTQLEVGNATAFLLSDLASGITGEVHYVDAGFHVGAGDPGAPDA
- a CDS encoding chorismate synthase encodes the protein MSGSIYGRCFRLSTAGESHGAGLVAIVDGCPAGLPLSEADIQPDLDRRRPGRSRLTTQRREADRVEILSGVFEGVTTGTPIALLIRNTDQRSGDYEEIRDKFRPGHADYTYFHKYGLRDYRGGGRSSARETAMRVAGGAIARKLLARFGVEIYGWVDQVGAVRADPARFDRAEIARNPLFCPDARAAEAMAEEVEAARRARDSIGAAVVVVAEGVAAGLGEPVFDRLDAELAKAMVSIPAVKGVEIGDGFACVTARGSEFGDPIRADGFAGNRAGGILGGISNGEPVRVRLALKPTSSIARPRPTIDTAGNETEIVTKGRHDPCVGIRAVPIAEAMMALVLADFLLRQRGARL
- a CDS encoding diadenylate cyclase, with protein sequence MLLGLLVLVVIYELAGFFGLLTLEWLFDQFFSVFVVILVILFQNEIRRGLMRVARNPMQLRGGARTKLVDALVAGCKLLVERGWGGLLVIERTTGLRQICQTGVEMDAPVDGDLIAALFCPAAPMHDGAVVIRPDARGGRIVAARALLPLAQARAISGTFGTRHRAAVGVTEESDALVVVVSEERRDIHLVSEGRMSAALAPRQLRQRLLQELTVEEGEAAAGWFARLGRLWDRS